A single window of Oreochromis aureus strain Israel breed Guangdong linkage group 5, ZZ_aureus, whole genome shotgun sequence DNA harbors:
- the si:dkey-178o16.4 gene encoding vasopressin V2 receptor, with protein MAWIGVNISNVSSPFGGDPRDERLAQVEIALLAIIFITAGILNFGILLVLWKRRKPLSRMRVFVFHLCVADLVVTFFQVCPQLIWDITDRFIGPDVLCRAVKYLQVVGMFASTYMIVVMTIDRYQAICNPMVTFQRRRARWNGPVCAAWCVSVLCSLPQVFIFSRVEVAPGVYDCWAQFIEPWGRRAYVTWTTLVIFVLPILTVIVCQVRICRAVQLNFHMKTHHVGEAVSKPPSSRASSVAGVSKARVKTVKMTVVIVLAYILCWTPFFTVQLWSVWDDEAPTQSATFTILMLLASLNSCVNPCIYMLFSGKLPKRVVSLLCVGQPDLKESMQEEATVVSSMYISLKSLSDCR; from the exons ATGGCTTGGATCGGTGTAAACATCAGTAATGTCTCTTCACCGTTTGGTGGCGATCCTCGAGATGAGCGCTTGGCGCAGGTGGAAATCGCCCTTCTCGccatcatcttcatcacagcGGGGATCCTAAACTTTGGGATCTTGCTGGTGCTGTGGAAGCGCAGGAAGCCGCTCTCCAGAATGCGCGTCTTCGTTTTCCACCTGTGCGTAGCTGACTTGGTGGTCACATTTTTCCAAGTCTGCCCCCAACTCATCTGGGACATCACCGACAGATTCATCGGTCCAGATGTGCTGTGTCGGGCGGTGAAGTACCTGCAGGTGGTCGGGATGTTCGCCTCCACGTACATGATCGTGGTGATGACTATAGATCGATACCAAGCCATCTGCAATCCCATGGTAACTTTCCAGAGGCGCAGGGCGCGCTGGAACGGTCCGGTGTGCGCCGCCTGGTGCGTCTCCGTCCTCTGCAGCCTCCCGCAGGTCTTCATCTTCTCTCGGGTCGAGGTCGCTCCCGGCGTGTACGATTGTTGGGCGCAGTTCATCGAGCCGTGGGGACGTAGAGCCTACGTAACCTGGACGACTTTGGTGATATTCGTCCTGCCGATTCTCACCGTGATCGTGTGCCAGGTGCGCATCTGCCGCGCCGTGCAGCTAAACTTCCACATGAAGACGCACCACGTCGGGGAAGCGGTCAGCAAGCCTCCGTCATCGAGGGCCAGCAGCGTGGCTGGAGTGTCCAAGGCCAGGGTGAAGACTGTGAAGATGACCGTGGTCATCGTGCTCGCATACATCCTCTGCTGGACACCTTTCTTCACCGTGCAGCTCTGGTCTGTCTGGGACGACGAGGCACCCACACAGA GTGCAACCTTCACCATCTTGATGCTGCTTGCCAGTTTAAACAGCTGTGTGAACCCCTGCATCTATATGCTGTTTAGCGGAAAGCTACCCAAAAGGGTGGTCAGCCTGCTTTGTGTAGGTCAGCCTGACCTGAAGGAGTCCATGCAGGAAGAGGCCACTGTGGTCAGCTCCATGTACATCAGCCTCAAGAGCCTATCGGACTgcagatga